One part of the Mesorhizobium sp. M4B.F.Ca.ET.058.02.1.1 genome encodes these proteins:
- a CDS encoding acyltransferase family protein, producing MKFDYRADVDGLRAIAVITVILFHFDVPGFPGGFVGVDIFFVISGYLITGLLVAEGGELSLAEFYGRRARRILPAMLVMMGLSLAAGWFLLLPGDYAGLGRSAAFSAAGLGNYYFLWNTGYFDREATLLPLLHLWSLGVEEQFYLVWPALLFIASRLWRGHQSPIVAAICLVALTSFSIALYLVAVDPKQAFYAPFSRGWELALGGLLVFVPPIGRRGTSEAFGLFGLCLIAASAIWLSSSQPFPGLNALAPVAGAVLLVWPCSPSIATAVLSSAPLRFTGKISYSLYLWHWPILVFFRHYAGGAMPTAGEALILIAAAWVTAYLSWRFVEEPVRRLRQPPLRTVIAGATTALIVGLGGNSIFQGGGIASRIPKEVEAMRSLEVMWDWPCPQMVEISELDGTFCAFGAPWDKAARHAMLWGDSHAEHLAPLLDAVGQRENTAFFLYHACPAAFGEGVHRDFPEQPNYRESCASSRKAVVSMLRQRTDVDLVVLSSAWTSLAYTNVVADDGRQADKVLLMRDGLRSLVEEITAPERRIGIIGQVPGPGLDLTSCAAMRERILRRCSTDIDSDRILRVWSPTVVALASLTEHDGVFFVDPLKGMCPNRQCATYINGEFIYRDASHMRRNLKPETDDLLARMMGLYQALAADDRQTRVSVMNVPRPPTTRKSN from the coding sequence GGTCGGCGCGCGCGTCGTATCCTGCCAGCAATGCTGGTGATGATGGGGCTGTCGCTCGCGGCGGGTTGGTTTCTCCTGCTCCCGGGTGACTATGCCGGCCTTGGGCGCAGTGCGGCCTTCTCCGCTGCCGGCCTTGGGAACTACTATTTCCTCTGGAATACGGGCTATTTCGACCGCGAGGCGACGCTTCTGCCGCTCCTGCATCTTTGGTCCCTCGGCGTCGAAGAGCAGTTCTATCTCGTGTGGCCAGCCCTCTTGTTCATCGCCAGCCGATTGTGGCGGGGCCATCAGTCACCGATCGTCGCGGCGATCTGCCTTGTAGCGCTGACCAGCTTTTCGATTGCCCTTTACCTGGTGGCAGTCGATCCCAAGCAAGCGTTCTATGCTCCCTTCAGCCGGGGTTGGGAACTGGCGCTAGGCGGCCTGCTGGTTTTTGTTCCACCGATCGGCCGCCGGGGCACTTCCGAGGCATTCGGACTGTTTGGCCTTTGCCTGATAGCCGCTAGCGCCATCTGGCTATCCTCGAGCCAGCCATTTCCGGGACTGAATGCACTCGCCCCAGTGGCTGGGGCTGTCTTGCTCGTCTGGCCTTGTTCCCCGTCTATCGCTACGGCGGTCCTTTCAAGCGCGCCTCTCCGCTTCACAGGCAAAATTTCATACAGCCTGTACCTCTGGCACTGGCCGATTCTGGTCTTTTTCCGTCACTATGCCGGCGGTGCGATGCCGACAGCGGGCGAAGCGCTGATCCTCATCGCGGCAGCCTGGGTGACGGCTTATTTGTCCTGGCGATTCGTCGAAGAACCCGTTCGCCGACTGCGGCAGCCTCCGTTGAGAACCGTCATCGCCGGCGCGACCACCGCGTTGATCGTTGGTCTGGGCGGCAATTCAATCTTCCAAGGCGGGGGTATCGCCAGCAGGATCCCGAAGGAGGTCGAGGCGATGCGCAGCCTCGAGGTGATGTGGGATTGGCCATGTCCGCAGATGGTCGAGATAAGCGAACTGGACGGCACGTTTTGCGCATTCGGAGCACCTTGGGACAAGGCGGCACGCCATGCCATGCTGTGGGGCGACAGCCATGCGGAGCATCTCGCCCCACTATTGGATGCGGTTGGCCAAAGGGAGAATACGGCCTTCTTTCTTTATCATGCCTGCCCGGCCGCATTCGGAGAAGGTGTCCATCGCGACTTTCCGGAGCAGCCTAACTACCGGGAAAGCTGCGCATCGTCCCGAAAGGCCGTGGTCAGCATGCTGAGACAGCGCACGGACGTCGACCTCGTGGTGCTGTCCTCTGCCTGGACAAGCCTTGCCTACACCAATGTCGTTGCTGACGACGGCAGGCAAGCGGACAAAGTCCTGCTGATGCGCGACGGTCTGCGAAGCCTCGTTGAAGAAATCACCGCTCCCGAACGGCGCATTGGAATCATTGGTCAGGTGCCGGGGCCCGGCCTGGATTTGACCTCATGCGCGGCGATGCGCGAAAGGATATTGAGGCGTTGCTCGACCGATATAGATAGCGACCGGATCCTGAGGGTGTGGTCACCGACGGTCGTCGCGCTGGCGTCGCTCACTGAGCATGATGGGGTGTTCTTTGTCGATCCGCTCAAAGGGATGTGCCCGAACCGGCAGTGCGCCACCTACATCAATGGTGAGTTCATTTACCGCGACGCATCACATATGCGCAGAAACTTGAAGCCGGAGACCGACGACTTACTCGCTCGGATGATGGGCCTCTACCAGGCTCTCGCCGCTGATGACAGACAGACTCGGGTATCGGTCATGAACGTTCCACGGCCTCCGACAACCCGCAAGAGCAACTAG
- a CDS encoding O-antigen ligase family protein, producing the protein MSGGVADVDRSLGPASSLQTNLVNLSAGFCAFTVVVYQAWFMPFSLPLFTGRDGYLRLALYALYGVVLIVSFAVVVTRRDVRKAISPLAIGAVVAVVPIALHPLGIVNRSYLTTLALGGSALTLMLTFAPPIVLRLSASVTALNAIVCFLDVLFTHGFTTTVGRAAGLAVNPNVAAAGLLLGGAASYRAVPKEWRPGFLVLVGGALSITLSRSTILAAVATVFLPSAAGIWQYYRAGRRLRIGTAAWTRALAVALVLLSATFVALTTNRYFRAAISQSFAGVLAVNTDLSVAGEAVDTSLARPAVPIGHPPQTDDARPLSVEPPQLAPSRNVPALPEESLPGDVATPPKAIPSAAGAARIQALSERLRGEGKKNSISARALFLERGLLAYQTGGFFGRGLEEAHVFVPHNTFVLFAIAFGHIGWLVPLGFLVSAFWFVRDAEDLPLGVALLGVMLTSHDVLLTPSLFIPVAIGIGSMLAAKTNPSRSREAYSSFAFGIGGGVGLFAAASIVLLISPPIGVDLRANPLYFMLLGTVIAWAVATLYLFCRSRRSGPGA; encoded by the coding sequence ATGAGCGGCGGGGTTGCTGATGTGGATCGCTCACTAGGCCCAGCATCGTCGCTGCAAACGAACCTGGTGAACCTTTCTGCCGGCTTCTGCGCTTTCACAGTCGTTGTATATCAGGCCTGGTTCATGCCTTTCTCCCTGCCCTTGTTCACCGGGCGAGATGGCTATCTCAGGTTGGCCTTGTACGCCCTCTATGGCGTTGTACTCATCGTCTCTTTCGCAGTGGTAGTGACGCGGCGTGACGTGCGCAAAGCTATTTCGCCGCTGGCAATCGGCGCCGTGGTGGCGGTCGTGCCAATCGCTCTGCATCCTCTTGGGATCGTCAACAGGAGCTATTTGACAACTCTTGCTCTTGGTGGCTCTGCACTCACTCTGATGCTTACGTTTGCGCCTCCGATTGTGCTGCGGCTGTCCGCTTCGGTTACGGCCCTCAATGCTATCGTTTGCTTCTTGGATGTGCTCTTCACCCATGGCTTTACCACTACAGTTGGCCGCGCGGCGGGGTTAGCAGTCAACCCGAATGTGGCCGCTGCGGGACTCTTGCTCGGCGGCGCGGCGAGCTATCGCGCCGTACCTAAGGAATGGCGCCCAGGTTTTCTCGTCCTGGTTGGGGGGGCGCTTTCAATCACCTTGTCCCGCTCCACTATTCTTGCCGCCGTCGCCACCGTCTTCCTTCCAAGTGCTGCTGGCATCTGGCAATACTATAGAGCTGGCCGAAGATTGCGGATCGGCACCGCTGCTTGGACGCGGGCTCTCGCCGTGGCTCTTGTGCTGCTATCGGCAACTTTCGTCGCACTGACCACTAACCGCTACTTTCGAGCTGCCATTAGCCAGTCTTTCGCAGGAGTGTTGGCCGTAAACACGGACCTTAGTGTGGCAGGCGAAGCTGTCGACACGTCGCTTGCCCGGCCAGCGGTTCCGATAGGACATCCTCCCCAAACAGATGACGCGAGACCGCTTTCGGTCGAGCCGCCCCAATTGGCGCCATCTAGAAACGTCCCAGCTCTACCCGAGGAAAGCTTGCCAGGAGATGTCGCCACTCCCCCCAAAGCGATTCCGTCTGCAGCAGGCGCGGCCAGGATCCAGGCCCTCAGCGAACGGCTGAGAGGTGAAGGTAAGAAGAATTCTATCTCGGCCCGAGCTCTGTTCTTGGAACGCGGCCTACTTGCATACCAGACAGGCGGTTTCTTTGGTCGTGGGCTGGAAGAGGCTCATGTCTTTGTTCCTCACAACACGTTTGTCCTTTTTGCTATCGCTTTCGGCCATATCGGCTGGCTAGTGCCACTCGGCTTCCTCGTCTCCGCCTTCTGGTTCGTTCGTGACGCTGAAGATCTGCCACTCGGAGTCGCCCTCTTAGGCGTTATGCTGACTTCGCATGATGTCTTACTGACGCCGAGTTTGTTCATACCCGTGGCTATCGGCATAGGCAGCATGCTCGCCGCAAAGACCAATCCCAGCCGAAGCAGGGAAGCATATTCGAGCTTTGCCTTTGGAATAGGCGGAGGCGTCGGGTTATTCGCTGCCGCTTCCATTGTCCTGTTGATTTCGCCGCCGATCGGTGTCGATCTCCGGGCTAATCCGCTCTACTTCATGCTTTTGGGGACCGTCATCGCCTGGGCTGTTGCGACGCTTTATTTGTTTTGTCGCTCTCGTCGAAGCGGCCCCGGCGCGTAG
- a CDS encoding glycosyltransferase translates to MNYAPAKTSAVVPSTAIAKSRRKGVLFVIGSLNLGGTESQLVLLAKELACRGWRVEVFALTPVGDVLAEPLTRAGIPIFYGRHRPNSLAAGSKTSPGLKELMVLLAAATWVFRRVAWTRPGVVHAFLPLTNFLGALAGRLALAPLIVTSRRGLGSHQERWPWLKWMDRFANRFSDFVVANSLAVAADTAARDNYSINRIKIVANALDLSRFDNIGDRRNGTRARLGLAPDDVGIIIVANLIPYKGHDDLIEAIALASKVHPNIKLFMAGQDRGIGSALAQKAESLGIGRKVQALGVQSDIPGLLAGMDVGVIASHEEGFCNALMEKLAAGLPVVVTDVGGNPEAVSGLPGCVLVQPHAPTDLARGLLEIVDRLPERKTDQEFRQRTMRQRYSIEAMADAYETLYLTGK, encoded by the coding sequence ATGAATTATGCTCCAGCAAAGACATCCGCTGTCGTTCCTTCGACGGCCATCGCCAAGAGCCGCCGTAAGGGCGTACTTTTTGTGATCGGATCGCTAAACCTTGGCGGCACGGAGAGCCAACTCGTACTGCTCGCCAAGGAACTGGCATGCCGAGGATGGAGGGTCGAGGTTTTTGCGCTTACGCCGGTAGGCGACGTACTGGCCGAACCTCTGACCCGAGCCGGCATACCAATTTTCTATGGCCGCCACCGACCGAATTCCCTCGCCGCCGGTTCAAAGACGTCGCCGGGTTTGAAGGAGTTGATGGTCCTCCTGGCCGCGGCCACTTGGGTTTTCAGGCGGGTGGCTTGGACACGACCGGGCGTGGTCCATGCTTTTCTGCCGCTGACAAATTTCCTCGGCGCCCTGGCCGGACGGTTAGCGTTGGCACCGCTTATCGTCACATCTCGACGCGGCCTCGGCAGCCATCAGGAACGCTGGCCTTGGCTAAAATGGATGGATCGGTTCGCTAACCGTTTTTCCGATTTCGTGGTTGCGAACTCTCTCGCTGTCGCGGCAGACACGGCGGCGCGGGACAACTACAGCATCAACCGCATCAAAATTGTCGCAAACGCCCTCGATTTAAGCCGGTTCGACAATATCGGCGATCGTCGCAATGGGACCCGGGCTCGACTTGGTCTCGCCCCAGATGACGTGGGCATCATCATTGTCGCCAATTTGATACCGTATAAAGGTCATGACGATCTAATCGAGGCGATTGCCCTTGCGAGCAAAGTGCACCCGAACATCAAGCTCTTTATGGCCGGGCAGGACCGGGGAATCGGATCGGCTCTGGCGCAGAAGGCTGAAAGCCTCGGCATCGGGCGCAAAGTGCAAGCTCTCGGAGTTCAGAGCGATATCCCTGGTTTACTCGCTGGTATGGATGTTGGCGTGATCGCGTCCCATGAGGAGGGCTTTTGCAATGCCTTGATGGAGAAACTGGCGGCCGGTCTCCCGGTAGTCGTCACAGACGTAGGCGGAAATCCGGAGGCAGTCTCAGGCCTGCCAGGATGTGTTTTGGTACAACCTCATGCTCCCACTGATCTCGCTCGAGGTTTGCTGGAAATAGTAGACCGTCTGCCAGAGCGCAAAACGGACCAGGAGTTTCGCCAACGGACAATGCGCCAGCGCTATTCGATTGAGGCTATGGCCGACGCCTATGAAACCCTCTACCTCACGGGGAAATGA
- a CDS encoding acyltransferase family protein — MLCFHLRVFGFSGGFVGVDVFFVISGFLITKIVAADIDRGRFSLAQFYRRRARRLLPALFATLALSCIAAALLFAPPHLENFAESLLAATLGVSNVLFWRESGYFDLAARMKPLLHTWSLSVEWQFYCVWPLLLSGLLALFRRRMVWPILAITVLGFWLIFAFQDGSFWLLAGTRTAEWLSDGRATVFYNTPFRVFEFACGAALVWLPQPRALAIHEFLALLGLVLIGGAVFFLDDTAHAPALNVLVPTVGAAMVLYADRSRRVGLVLRNGPAAYIGRISYSLYLVHWPLIVFCEYGLLRPLLPREAVLVGFLSLALAVMMFHFVEQPYRAGRGFVGPTGLALAGLLAFSLVSYSMWGGMPWRSPSAIAGGELADRATLESIKGSRGCEDFCEFGNLQSPTKILIVGDSHVDHYTRALEELGGKEFHFLLAQAGSCHFGADLQSRPRGAVTQHCRAATDQAARWLNAGGIAAIVQAQRWPGYRNILEKKADGAPVDIPDLAKLFPTMLEDISKLYAGFRGPVILVGHAPNTNLICALRPNYFSLPCPVSSRVEHGAFKAAFTAFARHHSQFQFVDPLDAICPAAECRMTNSAGHSLYVDDHHLSIFGAMLIVPKIIEMLRDDLTVPVDRPSAGRIIAKRLAYAPGPLRRERQNK; from the coding sequence GTGCTCTGCTTTCATTTGAGGGTTTTCGGATTTTCCGGTGGCTTCGTCGGTGTCGATGTTTTTTTCGTAATCAGCGGTTTTCTGATCACGAAAATTGTTGCAGCCGATATCGACCGGGGGCGTTTCAGCCTAGCGCAGTTCTATCGGCGCCGCGCCCGCCGGCTGCTGCCGGCTCTGTTTGCGACACTGGCCCTGTCGTGCATTGCTGCGGCTCTTCTATTCGCTCCACCGCATTTGGAGAACTTCGCAGAGTCGCTTTTGGCCGCCACTCTCGGGGTTTCGAACGTCCTCTTCTGGCGAGAATCCGGCTACTTTGACCTGGCCGCGCGTATGAAGCCACTGCTACACACTTGGTCCCTGAGTGTTGAGTGGCAGTTCTATTGCGTGTGGCCGCTCCTGCTTTCAGGTTTGCTCGCCCTATTCCGACGTCGGATGGTTTGGCCAATCCTGGCGATCACGGTTTTGGGCTTCTGGCTCATCTTCGCATTCCAGGACGGCTCATTTTGGCTGCTTGCCGGAACGCGGACTGCCGAATGGCTTTCGGACGGCAGAGCGACCGTCTTTTACAATACGCCTTTCCGTGTCTTCGAATTTGCTTGTGGCGCGGCATTGGTCTGGCTTCCACAGCCGCGAGCCTTGGCTATCCACGAGTTCCTCGCCTTGCTTGGATTGGTGCTCATAGGCGGCGCCGTCTTCTTTCTAGATGACACGGCACACGCACCCGCCCTCAATGTGCTAGTGCCTACGGTCGGAGCTGCGATGGTGCTGTACGCGGATCGCTCACGACGTGTGGGGCTTGTTCTACGCAATGGCCCTGCAGCCTATATCGGGCGCATCAGCTATTCACTTTACCTGGTGCACTGGCCCCTGATCGTATTCTGTGAATATGGCCTTCTGCGGCCGCTGCTGCCGAGAGAGGCCGTTCTCGTCGGGTTCCTTTCTCTCGCCTTGGCAGTCATGATGTTTCACTTCGTTGAACAGCCGTATCGTGCTGGCCGCGGCTTCGTCGGACCCACAGGGCTTGCGTTGGCAGGTCTGCTTGCTTTCTCGCTGGTCAGCTACTCCATGTGGGGCGGTATGCCTTGGCGGTCGCCATCGGCTATCGCGGGAGGTGAACTGGCCGATCGCGCGACCCTGGAATCGATCAAGGGCTCTCGTGGCTGTGAGGATTTCTGCGAATTCGGAAATCTTCAAAGCCCAACGAAGATCCTCATTGTCGGAGACTCGCACGTTGACCACTACACCCGCGCCCTCGAAGAGCTTGGCGGAAAGGAATTTCACTTCCTGCTAGCGCAAGCCGGCAGCTGCCATTTCGGAGCGGATCTTCAGAGCCGGCCTAGAGGCGCGGTCACGCAACATTGTCGAGCCGCAACAGATCAAGCAGCCCGTTGGTTGAACGCCGGGGGGATCGCAGCCATCGTCCAAGCTCAGCGCTGGCCAGGATACCGCAACATTCTCGAAAAGAAGGCTGATGGAGCGCCTGTCGATATCCCTGATCTGGCAAAGCTGTTTCCGACAATGCTTGAAGACATCTCCAAGCTGTACGCCGGGTTTCGCGGACCGGTCATCTTGGTCGGACACGCTCCAAACACGAACCTGATCTGTGCTCTCAGGCCGAACTATTTCTCCCTTCCATGCCCAGTGTCCTCGCGGGTAGAGCACGGCGCATTCAAAGCGGCCTTCACGGCCTTCGCGCGGCACCATTCCCAGTTTCAATTCGTTGATCCGCTGGACGCGATCTGCCCCGCCGCGGAATGCCGAATGACAAACAGCGCGGGGCACAGCCTCTACGTCGACGATCACCACCTCTCCATCTTCGGCGCAATGCTTATTGTTCCGAAAATCATCGAGATGCTCCGAGATGATCTGACCGTCCCGGTCGATCGACCTTCGGCAGGCCGGATAATCGCCAAGCGACTCGCCTACGCGCCGGGGCCGCTTCGACGAGAGCGACAAAACAAATAA